Genomic segment of Maricaulis maris:
TTCTGGGCGCTGGACAGTGTGCGGGCGCTCGAACTGGAGGCCGACAGGGAGGCCGGAAACGGTCCGGCCCTGGCTTCGTCGATCGGGGTCGAGACCCGCTATTTCGAGCTGGCGGTGGATGTCCTCCATGACGGCCAGAGCTATCGCCTTGAGGCGCTTTATGAATGGACGGGGGCTGAGACGCCGGCCCGTCTCAGCCAACGCTATGGACATGTGATATGAGCCAGGACCTGATCCTGAAACCGGTGCGCGGTGGCGGGGTGGCGTGGTCCATTGTGGATCGCGGCCATCGCGCCCGCCTGCAGGAGGGCCGGCTGGCGGCAGACGAGAGTCTGCCCGAGGCAGCCCTGGACGCGGTGACCCGCACCCTGATCGTGCTGCCGGCTGAAGACCTTCACCTCGCCCGGCTGAGCATTCCGGCCCGCTCGGAACGCGAGGCGCGTCTGGCGGCGCCCTATCTGCTCGAGGACGAACTTGCCTCCCGCCTCGACGAGACGACGGTGCTGCCCGGGCCCCGTCGTGCCGAGGATGACCGGCGCTGGGTTGTTGCACTCGACAGTGCGCTGCTGGCCGACTGGCGCGCGCGCCTCGCCGGTCTCGCCATTCGCCCGGCCTACCTCGTCCCCGACAGCCTCGTTGCCATCGAGCCGGGCGCTGCGCTGACCCTCTATGATCGCGGCGACAGCATTCTCTTTGCCTACGACCCGGACGCGGAAAATCCAGCTTCGCCGCTGGCCGGGGTCATGGATACTGCGCTGTTCGGCTCGGTCATCCAGCCCTTGGTCCAGGCCGCCGGATCCGGCACGGTCGCCGCGTCACGCTCGCTCGGTCTGACCGGCGCGAATTTCCGGGCCATTGGCCAGGGCGAACTCGACCTGCGCGCCAGCGGCCTCGATGACGCCTTGCTGACCGCCCTGCCGCGGCTGTTCGGTGAGGGGCTGGCGTCCGGTTTTGACGGGGCGGCGCTGATGCGACCCCTGCGCCGGCCGCTGGCGATGGCGGCCGGTCTACTGCTGGCCTTCTGTCTGCTGATGGCCGGGGAGGCGCTCTATTATCGCTTCCAGGCCGAACGCTTCGAGTCGGCAACCGTGGCGGTCTTCAATCATGCCGTGCCTGATCTCGGACGGCCGGTGATCGCCGCCGAGGCCGAGCGCCTGCTCGCTGATCGCCTCGCCCGGCTCGAGGGCAATGGCCAGTCAGCCTTCCTCCAGCTGGTCACCGCGCTCGACGATCTGACCGCCGACAGCGAGCGGATCCGGATCGACCATGTCCGCTTCGACCCGGCCGGGGGCCGTCTTTCGGTCGGTGCGACCTATAGCGATTTTTCCGATTTTGACGCCCTGAGTGCTCGCGCCGACCTGCTTGGCCTGCGGCTCGAGGACGGTGGGGCCCGCGAGGGTTCGGCCGGGATCGAGGGCGAGTTTGTGGTGAGGCTGCCATGATGTCCGCTGTCCTGAGCCCGATCCGCGCCTGGTGGGACGGGTTGTCCAATCGCGAACAGATCATGCTGGGCCTGGCCGGCAGCCTGTTGCTGGTTCTGGTTATCACTGGCCTGGTCATCCAGCCGCTGATCGGCTGGCATGCGCGGGCGCGGCATGAGTACGCCTCGGCCATGCAGCTCTATCGTGCGGTTGAAGCCGACGCCGAGCGGTTCCGGATCCTGTCCGCGGCGCAACCGGCCAGCGACGCACCGACCCAGTCGCTGCGCTCCGTGGTCGGTGCCCTGGCGCTGCGTCATGACATTGCCCTGGCCCGCATGGTGCCAGGCGAGAATGGTCGGCTGACGGTCAATATCGATCGCGCCGAGACCACCGCCGTGCTCGCCTGGCTGGTCGATCTGGAGCAGCGCTACGGCATCCGTCCGCAAGCCTCGACGCTCGACCGCGAGGCCGATGGTTACGTCTCGGCTGCCTTCGTGCTGGGCCGGGGTGGCCTGTGATGGCGGGGCGTCTTCTGCTTGTTGCCGGATTGCTGCTGATCTGGCTGATCGTGCTGATGCCGCTCAAACTGGTCGCGCTGGCGGCCGGGGGCAGCGAGACGCTGGGCTATCGCGATGTGTTCGGGACGGTCTGGCAGGGCCGGGTCTACGGG
This window contains:
- the gspL gene encoding type II secretion system protein GspL; amino-acid sequence: MSQDLILKPVRGGGVAWSIVDRGHRARLQEGRLAADESLPEAALDAVTRTLIVLPAEDLHLARLSIPARSEREARLAAPYLLEDELASRLDETTVLPGPRRAEDDRRWVVALDSALLADWRARLAGLAIRPAYLVPDSLVAIEPGAALTLYDRGDSILFAYDPDAENPASPLAGVMDTALFGSVIQPLVQAAGSGTVAASRSLGLTGANFRAIGQGELDLRASGLDDALLTALPRLFGEGLASGFDGAALMRPLRRPLAMAAGLLLAFCLLMAGEALYYRFQAERFESATVAVFNHAVPDLGRPVIAAEAERLLADRLARLEGNGQSAFLQLVTALDDLTADSERIRIDHVRFDPAGGRLSVGATYSDFSDFDALSARADLLGLRLEDGGAREGSAGIEGEFVVRLP
- a CDS encoding type II secretion system protein M, with translation MMSAVLSPIRAWWDGLSNREQIMLGLAGSLLLVLVITGLVIQPLIGWHARARHEYASAMQLYRAVEADAERFRILSAAQPASDAPTQSLRSVVGALALRHDIALARMVPGENGRLTVNIDRAETTAVLAWLVDLEQRYGIRPQASTLDREADGYVSAAFVLGRGGL